One genomic segment of Sphingobium herbicidovorans includes these proteins:
- the traW gene encoding type-F conjugative transfer system protein TraW — MRATLAGIAEAAALFGALFAVGPMRGQAKDFGQAGESFPIIEPDLLATIEARLKRAEATGELARMNAQFAKRVEAKVRRPHPVNGITQTEQPRSWVFDPTVTLEQDIRDQKGQLIAAAGQRINPLDFVSLAQQLVFIDGDDEAQMAWATARYSDAQAKLILVAGSPIDEMTRRQRRFYFDQEGRLTTRFGIEHVPAVVKPAGKVMRVSEIALPKEKAS, encoded by the coding sequence ATGAGGGCGACGCTGGCAGGCATAGCTGAGGCGGCTGCGCTCTTTGGCGCGCTGTTCGCCGTTGGCCCGATGCGGGGACAGGCCAAGGATTTTGGCCAAGCCGGAGAAAGTTTTCCCATCATCGAACCCGATCTGCTCGCGACGATCGAAGCCCGGCTGAAGCGGGCGGAAGCCACCGGCGAGTTGGCGCGGATGAATGCGCAGTTCGCCAAGCGGGTAGAGGCCAAGGTGCGTCGGCCCCATCCGGTCAATGGCATCACACAGACTGAGCAGCCACGGTCATGGGTCTTTGACCCGACCGTCACGCTGGAGCAGGATATTCGCGACCAGAAGGGCCAGCTCATCGCGGCCGCCGGGCAGCGGATCAATCCGCTCGATTTCGTGAGCCTCGCCCAGCAGCTGGTGTTCATCGACGGCGACGATGAAGCACAGATGGCATGGGCAACAGCGCGCTATAGCGACGCACAAGCCAAGCTCATCCTTGTTGCCGGGTCACCCATTGACGAGATGACCCGCCGCCAGCGCCGCTTCTATTTCGATCAGGAAGGGCGCCTCACGACCAGGTTTGGCATCGAGCATGTCCCGGCAGTAGTGAAGCCTGCGGGCAAGGTCATGCGCGTAAGTGAGATTGCGCTTCCCAAAGAGAAGGCGAGCTAA
- a CDS encoding conjugal transfer protein TraH — translation MTAAAHFAVTGVADANVASEMNSFFSEAGGAANVTGPSTFQGQSAGYYSLGNVWTRFPQKSVSPFNLQLPSARAGCGGIDLFAGSFSFINASEIVAMLKATANNALGFAFKLAIDSVSPEIGKVMDEFSQKAQLLNQMNISSCETAQALVGGIWPTMDTTRATICEAVGNAQGVFSDWAASRQGCNNGGSRDSTIAGNSDAAMKDQLVGENHNYTWEALKKSAKFGAFDQDFSEYVMTLVGTIVTRPSADSSVGGKVVMFGPAEEAVVTALLDGTDNAPAVKVLKCNDSDCYDVGETRLSVPASSALRPRIRRMISDMSIKARTNGTLTAAEKQLLNMATIPLYKVLTVQAFAHNALTDGEIEALSEIVAVDILNAMLDNMLDRVEQSKVHYQTADQATAEQWKAQIAATRQKFGQREVKLNNKLQLTYQVINRSVFLESTLQNTMSPGMAAALNFSRGLSAQGVR, via the coding sequence ATGACGGCTGCCGCCCATTTTGCGGTGACTGGCGTCGCCGACGCCAATGTGGCCTCGGAAATGAACAGCTTCTTCAGCGAAGCGGGCGGCGCGGCCAATGTCACCGGTCCGTCCACCTTTCAGGGCCAGTCCGCTGGCTATTATTCACTCGGCAATGTCTGGACCCGCTTTCCGCAAAAGAGCGTCTCACCCTTCAACCTCCAGCTTCCAAGCGCTCGCGCCGGCTGCGGCGGCATTGATCTTTTTGCTGGCTCTTTCTCATTCATCAATGCGTCAGAGATCGTGGCGATGCTCAAGGCGACCGCCAACAATGCACTGGGCTTCGCGTTCAAACTCGCAATCGACTCCGTTTCGCCGGAGATCGGCAAAGTGATGGACGAGTTCAGCCAGAAGGCGCAGCTCCTCAATCAAATGAACATCTCGAGCTGCGAGACGGCGCAGGCGCTGGTCGGCGGCATCTGGCCGACGATGGACACGACCCGCGCGACCATCTGCGAAGCGGTCGGCAATGCCCAAGGCGTCTTCTCCGACTGGGCCGCCTCACGCCAGGGCTGCAACAATGGCGGTAGCCGGGACAGCACGATCGCGGGCAACAGCGATGCCGCGATGAAGGATCAGCTCGTTGGCGAAAACCACAATTACACCTGGGAGGCGCTCAAGAAGTCCGCCAAATTTGGCGCCTTCGACCAGGATTTTTCCGAATATGTGATGACGCTGGTAGGCACCATCGTCACCCGTCCGTCCGCGGATTCGAGCGTCGGCGGTAAGGTGGTCATGTTTGGCCCGGCCGAAGAAGCCGTGGTGACCGCCCTGCTCGATGGCACCGACAATGCGCCAGCGGTTAAGGTACTCAAATGCAATGACAGCGATTGCTATGATGTAGGGGAGACCCGGCTCTCGGTTCCGGCGTCTTCGGCTCTGCGGCCGCGCATCCGGCGGATGATTAGCGACATGAGCATCAAGGCTCGGACCAACGGCACATTGACCGCAGCGGAAAAGCAGCTGCTCAACATGGCGACGATCCCGCTCTACAAGGTTCTTACCGTGCAGGCCTTTGCGCATAATGCGCTGACCGACGGCGAAATAGAGGCGCTGTCTGAAATTGTAGCGGTCGATATCCTCAATGCCATGCTTGATAATATGCTTGACCGGGTCGAGCAGTCGAAGGTCCATTACCAGACGGCGGATCAGGCGACGGCCGAGCAGTGGAAGGCGCAGATCGCCGCGACACGGCAGAAGTTCGGGCAGCGCGAGGTAAAGCTCAACAACAAGCTCCAGCTCACCTATCAGGTGATCAACCGGAGCGTATTCCTGGAATCGACGCTGCAAAACACGATGTCGCCTGGAATGGCGGCAGCGCTCAATTTCTCGCGCGGGCTGAGCGCCCAGGGCGTTCGGTAA
- a CDS encoding Fic family protein — MTYIHERPSWPRFTWANDRLATKIGAVRHRQGRLIGHMSALGFAMREEAVLATITQDVLKSSEIEGERLDQDQVRSSIARRLGMDIAGLVQADCHVDGVVEMMLDATQNYSAPLTADRLFAWHAAMFPTGRSGMTAITVGAWRSDDKGPMQVVSGSIGRERVHYVAPATARLDEEMARFVQWIESDTGIDPVLKAGVAHFWFVTIHPFDDGNGRIARAIADLALARAEQTAQRFYSMSAQIRQERNVYYDLLEATQKRDGDLTDWLEWFLDCLGRAFDGAEQTLSAVLHKARFWEKFGTTPINDRQRNIIIRLLNGFEGKLNSSKWAKITKVSADTALRDIQDLVEKAILLRDAAGGRSTSYYLADIE; from the coding sequence ATGACATATATACATGAACGTCCTTCCTGGCCCAGGTTCACATGGGCGAATGATCGTCTTGCAACCAAAATAGGCGCTGTTCGACATCGGCAGGGTCGATTGATTGGACATATGAGCGCTCTCGGCTTTGCGATGCGCGAAGAAGCGGTCCTTGCTACGATTACCCAAGATGTTCTCAAATCTAGCGAAATAGAGGGAGAGCGTCTCGATCAAGACCAGGTCCGCTCGTCCATCGCGCGTCGACTGGGTATGGACATTGCCGGCCTGGTGCAGGCGGACTGTCATGTCGATGGTGTGGTGGAGATGATGCTAGACGCCACGCAGAACTATTCGGCGCCGCTAACCGCGGACCGGCTGTTCGCCTGGCACGCAGCAATGTTTCCAACTGGCAGAAGCGGTATGACCGCCATCACTGTGGGTGCCTGGCGATCTGACGACAAAGGTCCCATGCAGGTCGTCTCGGGTTCCATTGGTCGGGAGCGTGTTCACTATGTAGCGCCGGCAACGGCCCGCCTTGACGAGGAAATGGCTCGGTTTGTTCAATGGATCGAATCCGATACAGGTATCGATCCAGTGCTTAAAGCCGGTGTGGCGCACTTCTGGTTCGTGACTATTCATCCCTTCGATGATGGAAATGGCCGAATTGCGCGCGCAATCGCCGATTTGGCGCTCGCCAGAGCAGAACAAACTGCCCAGCGCTTCTACAGTATGTCCGCCCAGATCCGACAGGAACGTAACGTCTATTACGATCTTCTAGAAGCAACGCAAAAACGTGACGGCGACCTCACGGACTGGCTGGAATGGTTTCTTGATTGTCTGGGACGTGCTTTCGACGGCGCGGAACAGACATTGTCGGCTGTCCTGCACAAGGCACGCTTCTGGGAAAAATTTGGGACGACCCCTATCAATGACCGGCAGCGCAACATCATAATCCGACTGCTCAACGGTTTTGAAGGAAAGCTGAACTCCTCTAAATGGGCGAAGATTACCAAAGTTTCCGCTGATACCGCGCTTCGGGACATTCAGGATCTTGTCGAAAAAGCTATTCTCCTTCGGGATGCCGCCGGCGGAAGGAGCACCAGCTACTATCTTGCCGATATTGAATGA
- a CDS encoding conjugal transfer protein TraG N-terminal domain-containing protein, with the protein MLEVFTVGGGEYLVNIFNAVSAWTGGGGYRSLIRLIMVMGLIYSLLVVAFTLNYKAWLNWFLQATAIYLCLMVPTVDIKVTDRVIPSLAPATVANVPLGLGVLASFTTQIGDYLTRTAETVFVSPSELNYSSNGLIYGARLFGATRNFNIRDAEFSANLDHYMKQCVFGDIMLYQKSLTDLANATNLWAAIASDAESRSQEWLERSGGTVTPYIVTCRQAYLMLDAQWASMIEANSKIWGLELYPKLSEAVAQAKLRSDLPIVNQAFTQSSNGFVETMRQNTAINAFMQARTNMSGSAIDAFAQTRADIQARNTYNSIAQQAMTWVPILNVVLTVVFFAMFPVIFPLFLMPQTGLSTLKGYATGFFYLAAWGPLYVILHMICMTRAEAAAAGVAKGGMTLGTYAGIGAVNAETATIAGFMLMSVPFLAAGLARGAMSIAGQSMSMLAPAQNAAEAAALEETTGNYAYGNVSWANQTSNMRQSDQWNTAASYQAGNAASSWRHDNGGIVSSFGNGQEVIDTSHAISRLSFTPTANTGFVSEMREQAHEAHRQAQAYRAAANDILTSTHTERSASSLSSERSSGWDTSAGRSSSTSIEQTDRRSGSSSSGIDQRSSTALGQSENRGRDWSTNWIEQIGGNIGGHLSGLGRGGVGGGFDVRAGMSANQNDQMSQGFKETRSSDESSSSVSGVRDEHSIGNNASTSDGTYEKGGTFARASTTSSSSLGREDALSRARSYQESAEKLEELSQQLSRDASYAETHGMQLSENLSQELAQWYRKEQMNNPGLDAPELWATDLTDHQRTVRDGMISRWMGEKQHAIRAEVQDRFYDPNIVEVPHRSAGGFDDVRESYHPQGVAGLPPGPPLGNPDAAATIIAKGKVSHAADDAAAIAGRAQHIQAGADIQGNVGRETSRKFFQAPPPGE; encoded by the coding sequence ATGCTGGAGGTCTTCACGGTCGGCGGCGGGGAATATCTCGTCAACATCTTCAACGCGGTATCCGCCTGGACTGGAGGCGGCGGCTATCGTTCCTTGATCCGCCTGATCATGGTGATGGGCCTCATCTACTCGCTGCTCGTAGTGGCGTTCACGCTCAACTATAAGGCCTGGCTCAACTGGTTCCTGCAGGCGACCGCCATCTACCTCTGCCTTATGGTGCCCACGGTCGATATCAAGGTGACCGATCGGGTTATTCCGAGCCTTGCGCCCGCAACGGTCGCCAACGTGCCCCTGGGGCTTGGCGTGCTGGCGAGCTTCACAACCCAGATTGGCGATTATCTGACCCGCACGGCAGAAACCGTGTTCGTGAGCCCGAGCGAGCTCAACTATAGCAGCAATGGCCTGATCTACGGCGCCCGTCTGTTCGGCGCGACGCGCAATTTCAACATTCGCGATGCCGAGTTTTCCGCCAATCTCGACCATTATATGAAGCAGTGCGTCTTTGGCGACATCATGCTCTATCAGAAGTCGCTGACGGATCTCGCCAACGCCACTAACCTCTGGGCCGCGATCGCCTCCGACGCGGAATCCCGGTCGCAGGAATGGCTCGAGAGGAGCGGCGGCACGGTCACACCCTATATCGTGACCTGTAGGCAAGCCTACTTGATGCTGGACGCGCAATGGGCGTCCATGATCGAAGCCAATTCGAAGATATGGGGGCTGGAGCTCTATCCCAAGCTCTCCGAAGCGGTGGCGCAGGCCAAGCTCCGCAGCGACTTGCCGATCGTCAACCAGGCGTTCACCCAATCAAGCAATGGCTTTGTCGAGACGATGCGGCAAAATACCGCCATCAATGCGTTCATGCAGGCGCGCACCAACATGAGCGGCAGCGCGATCGACGCCTTTGCGCAAACACGCGCGGATATCCAAGCAAGGAACACCTATAACAGCATCGCGCAGCAGGCGATGACATGGGTGCCGATCCTCAACGTCGTGCTGACGGTTGTGTTCTTCGCCATGTTTCCGGTCATCTTCCCGCTCTTCCTGATGCCACAGACCGGGCTGTCGACGCTGAAGGGCTATGCGACAGGGTTCTTCTATCTGGCGGCCTGGGGGCCGCTCTATGTCATTCTCCATATGATCTGCATGACGCGGGCCGAAGCTGCCGCCGCGGGCGTCGCCAAAGGCGGCATGACGCTGGGCACCTATGCCGGAATCGGTGCGGTCAACGCGGAAACCGCGACCATCGCCGGGTTCATGCTGATGAGCGTCCCATTCCTCGCCGCGGGGCTAGCGCGCGGCGCCATGTCGATTGCCGGGCAGTCCATGTCGATGCTGGCGCCGGCGCAAAATGCGGCCGAAGCCGCGGCGCTGGAAGAAACAACCGGCAACTATGCTTACGGCAATGTAAGCTGGGCCAATCAGACGTCGAACATGCGCCAAAGCGACCAGTGGAACACCGCGGCTTCCTACCAGGCTGGAAACGCTGCCTCCAGCTGGCGGCATGACAATGGCGGGATCGTATCGAGCTTTGGCAATGGGCAGGAGGTGATAGATACTTCGCATGCGATCTCCCGGCTTTCGTTCACGCCCACGGCCAACACCGGCTTCGTGTCGGAGATGCGCGAGCAGGCGCATGAGGCGCATCGGCAGGCGCAGGCTTACCGAGCGGCTGCGAACGACATTCTGACCAGCACCCATACGGAACGCAGCGCTTCCAGCCTGTCGTCGGAGCGTTCATCCGGGTGGGATACGAGCGCGGGGCGGAGTTCGAGCACGTCGATCGAGCAGACTGACCGGCGATCGGGCAGCAGTTCGTCGGGTATCGATCAGCGCAGTTCGACCGCACTTGGGCAGTCGGAAAACCGTGGGCGGGATTGGTCGACGAACTGGATCGAGCAAATTGGCGGTAACATCGGGGGGCATCTCTCGGGTCTGGGTCGAGGCGGCGTAGGTGGTGGCTTCGATGTGCGAGCTGGCATGAGTGCGAACCAGAATGACCAGATGAGCCAAGGTTTCAAAGAGACCCGGTCTAGCGACGAGTCCAGCAGTTCGGTCAGTGGCGTCCGCGATGAGCATTCGATCGGCAACAACGCCTCAACGTCGGATGGAACATACGAAAAGGGCGGGACCTTCGCTCGCGCATCAACAACCAGTTCATCGTCGCTAGGCCGCGAAGATGCTCTCTCGCGTGCACGGTCCTATCAGGAATCAGCTGAGAAGCTGGAAGAATTGTCGCAGCAACTTTCTCGCGACGCGAGCTATGCTGAGACGCACGGGATGCAGCTCAGCGAAAATCTCAGTCAGGAACTGGCTCAATGGTATCGGAAGGAACAGATGAACAATCCAGGCCTCGATGCGCCGGAACTCTGGGCGACAGACCTGACTGACCATCAACGCACGGTTCGGGATGGCATGATCAGCCGGTGGATGGGGGAGAAGCAGCACGCTATCCGCGCCGAAGTACAAGACCGCTTTTATGACCCGAATATAGTTGAGGTTCCGCATCGTAGCGCGGGTGGCTTTGACGACGTAAGGGAGAGCTATCACCCCCAAGGCGTAGCCGGCTTGCCGCCAGGGCCGCCTCTGGGTAATCCCGATGCGGCAGCCACCATCATCGCAAAGGGGAAGGTGTCTCACGCGGCTGATGACGCGGCTGCCATAGCTGGCCGGGCTCAGCACATTCAAGCGGGAGCGGACATTCAGGGCAACGTAGGCAGGGAAACGAGCCGCAAATTCTTCCAGGCACCCCCGCCTGGCGAATAA
- the trbC gene encoding type-F conjugative transfer system pilin assembly protein TrbC gives MSASWVRVGIGVLLGVGGISALLGQTVEGIDIQAIKRRAAGLEADAAAFVDHVKDRGDAFRDDALAVQEGATENMRRVAASDLPTGQNGAIDFDAIVEGAAANLNGKAGEAPQFIAFASLSMPPASLKQMVHDTAKAGGIVVFRGFPNNSMKRFATELAKVVDTDDFANIGVDPRLFRAFDVQAVPTYVAVSSDFDPCSGFHCTTPLPPYDRMTGNVTVHYALGSFVDGNGPGARIAAVALSNMKRERP, from the coding sequence ATGAGCGCCTCCTGGGTGCGCGTCGGCATCGGGGTGTTGCTTGGCGTCGGCGGAATCTCTGCCTTGCTTGGCCAGACGGTCGAGGGCATCGACATTCAGGCGATCAAGCGGCGGGCTGCTGGGCTTGAGGCCGACGCCGCCGCGTTCGTCGATCACGTCAAGGATCGCGGCGATGCGTTCCGCGATGATGCGCTCGCGGTACAGGAGGGCGCCACCGAGAATATGCGCCGCGTTGCGGCCAGCGATCTGCCCACCGGGCAGAACGGCGCAATCGATTTCGATGCCATCGTTGAGGGTGCCGCCGCCAATCTCAACGGCAAGGCTGGTGAGGCGCCGCAGTTCATTGCCTTTGCCAGCCTTTCCATGCCGCCAGCCTCATTGAAGCAGATGGTCCACGACACGGCCAAGGCGGGTGGGATCGTCGTGTTCCGCGGCTTTCCCAACAACAGCATGAAGCGTTTTGCAACCGAGCTCGCCAAGGTCGTTGATACCGATGACTTTGCCAATATCGGCGTTGATCCCCGGCTGTTCCGCGCCTTCGATGTGCAGGCCGTGCCGACCTATGTCGCGGTGTCATCGGATTTTGACCCCTGCTCGGGCTTCCACTGCACAACGCCGCTGCCGCCCTATGACAGGATGACCGGCAATGTGACGGTGCACTATGCTTTGGGAAGCTTCGTCGATGGCAATGGGCCAGGCGCCCGGATCGCGGCGGTGGCGCTTTCGAACATGAAACGAGAGCGGCCATGA
- a CDS encoding conjugal transfer protein TraN has translation MSGAQCAQTQPANVSAYSCPAGWTLNGSRCSRTLSQNANQSGYSCPNGYSLAGSVCQRTVTTGATPSYSCPSGYSLIATSCTRNFSYAATATHSCEPGWTLNGATCSRQLTQPATQSHSCPTGYSLDNGTCSQSANYQATATYSCPSGGTVQGSQCITTNTTSATPAYACPYYYYNPGTMFGGGGPYCVMRKAEFSGKKCAPTGTKPGSIEFLREQKASGDTYCLYKPLTTYTCPSAAWNFDPAYNQCVSNVVQNGVVTYTCPQGGNLQGTTCYRNNVTGASVTYVCPADYALSGQTCVKSEYKQANVQYSCPTGGNLSAATCNVNAQIAASVSYACPSGYSLTGTTCSRTDTLPGTPVYACSTGYSLSGTNCARTEDQAATPIYACPTGFVLSGSQCTATVAAQPIYYCPADFTLSGQTCSQTHSQPATSHKQCPQGAKTKPDGTCYTEDPQNDCGNLQANPQCSWKYDNCLDETPSADGCKMMEKVYRCPVPGGMVQQPPKYVCGDDVYCINGDCEAISREASTEFKDALTALHAIDTAGKDFDPEDMHVFPGTRDTCHKPIFGVVNCCAGKVSGLLPLGIGGAALSGAISGNVAALAGVATQFLTTFLCSTDEKMLDVKDRMGFCTFVGSYCSSSVLGVCTTKRKTYCCFESKLSRILQEQGRPQINKPFGKPKSEQCEGFTVDEFSRLDLSVMDFTDVYSDFMDAARMPDEVETMNDIQQKIQDYYELHSQ, from the coding sequence TTGAGCGGCGCACAATGTGCGCAGACGCAGCCGGCCAATGTGAGCGCCTATAGCTGCCCGGCAGGATGGACGTTGAACGGCAGCAGGTGCAGCCGAACCCTCAGCCAGAATGCCAATCAATCGGGCTACAGCTGCCCCAACGGCTATAGCCTCGCCGGATCAGTGTGTCAGAGGACCGTCACCACCGGCGCAACGCCGAGCTACTCCTGTCCGAGCGGCTATTCGCTCATCGCCACGAGTTGTACGCGCAATTTCAGCTATGCCGCCACCGCGACCCATAGCTGTGAGCCTGGCTGGACCCTTAATGGCGCCACCTGTTCGCGCCAGCTGACGCAGCCTGCGACGCAAAGCCATAGCTGCCCCACCGGCTACAGCCTAGACAACGGCACTTGCTCCCAAAGCGCCAATTATCAGGCGACCGCGACCTATAGCTGCCCCAGCGGCGGCACCGTCCAGGGGAGCCAGTGCATCACCACAAACACGACATCGGCTACGCCTGCCTACGCTTGTCCTTATTATTACTACAATCCAGGCACCATGTTCGGCGGCGGCGGGCCTTATTGCGTTATGCGCAAGGCGGAATTTTCCGGCAAGAAATGCGCGCCAACCGGCACCAAACCCGGCAGTATTGAATTCCTGCGGGAGCAGAAAGCGTCAGGCGACACCTATTGCCTCTATAAGCCGCTCACGACCTATACCTGCCCTAGCGCTGCGTGGAATTTCGACCCGGCCTATAATCAGTGCGTATCGAACGTCGTGCAGAACGGCGTTGTCACCTATACCTGCCCCCAAGGGGGCAACCTGCAGGGCACAACCTGTTACCGCAACAATGTGACTGGTGCGTCGGTCACCTATGTCTGCCCTGCCGATTACGCCTTGTCCGGCCAGACATGCGTCAAATCCGAATATAAACAGGCCAACGTCCAATATAGCTGTCCGACCGGCGGGAACCTCTCGGCCGCAACCTGCAATGTGAACGCGCAGATCGCGGCATCCGTGAGCTATGCTTGTCCCTCCGGCTACAGCCTCACTGGCACAACATGTTCGCGAACCGACACATTGCCGGGCACGCCAGTCTATGCTTGCTCGACCGGCTATTCGCTGAGCGGCACGAACTGCGCCAGGACCGAAGACCAAGCGGCGACGCCGATCTATGCCTGCCCGACCGGCTTTGTGCTGTCGGGCTCACAATGCACCGCGACCGTCGCTGCTCAGCCGATCTATTATTGCCCGGCAGATTTCACCCTTTCCGGCCAGACATGTTCGCAGACCCATAGCCAACCCGCCACGTCACACAAGCAGTGTCCGCAAGGGGCAAAAACCAAGCCTGACGGCACTTGCTATACCGAAGATCCGCAAAACGACTGCGGCAATCTTCAGGCCAATCCGCAGTGCAGCTGGAAATATGACAATTGCCTAGACGAGACCCCGTCCGCCGATGGGTGCAAGATGATGGAGAAGGTCTATCGCTGCCCGGTACCGGGCGGAATGGTGCAGCAGCCGCCCAAATATGTGTGCGGCGATGATGTCTACTGCATCAACGGCGACTGCGAAGCGATCAGCCGAGAGGCATCGACCGAGTTCAAGGATGCGCTCACCGCGCTGCACGCGATCGACACGGCGGGCAAGGATTTCGATCCTGAAGACATGCATGTGTTTCCCGGGACCCGCGACACCTGCCACAAGCCGATCTTCGGCGTCGTCAACTGCTGTGCGGGCAAGGTGTCTGGGCTGCTGCCGCTTGGCATCGGCGGCGCTGCGCTTAGCGGCGCGATCAGCGGCAATGTCGCGGCACTGGCAGGCGTCGCCACCCAGTTCCTCACGACCTTCCTCTGCTCGACCGATGAGAAGATGCTCGATGTGAAGGATCGTATGGGCTTTTGCACCTTCGTTGGCAGCTATTGCTCGAGCAGCGTCCTTGGCGTCTGCACGACCAAGCGGAAGACCTATTGCTGTTTTGAGAGCAAGCTCTCGCGCATTCTTCAGGAACAGGGTCGACCGCAGATCAACAAGCCGTTCGGCAAACCCAAATCCGAACAGTGCGAAGGCTTTACGGTCGATGAATTCTCGCGCCTTGATCTTTCGGTGATGGACTTCACCGACGTCTATTCTGACTTCATGGACGCCGCGCGGATGCCTGACGAAGTCGAGACGATGAACGACATTCAACAGAAAATACAGGACTATTATGAACTGCATAGTCAGTGA
- the traU gene encoding conjugal transfer pilus assembly protein TraU has protein sequence MHQRGILLVAALLLGSILSPAARAAPTCNGKFVNPITDVCWSCLFPLSVGGLKIWPGNRPDASNPSSPICACSDPIPRVGISVGFWEPARLADVTMKPWCFPNLGGVRIAPGFDIGQGYMAGPSMVGGRSQSTAKWHVHWYVYPLLYWMELLTDFVCFEQASFDIAYMTEVDPLWQDDALSGLINPEAIVFANPIAQAACAADCVTATAAMPIDTLFWCAGCQGAMYPMNGNIPSSIGHVQSSRLALSRFAYKMHRQALAWGTMGSKGLCSKYVMPIMRKQQYRFQMVNPIPTVSGRYACSSIGASTMPPGAGRAYPAGGEDMGYLVWRKRNCCVF, from the coding sequence CTGCATCAACGCGGCATCCTGCTCGTCGCGGCGCTCCTGCTCGGATCCATCCTGTCGCCAGCGGCTCGGGCAGCGCCCACCTGCAACGGCAAGTTCGTCAATCCCATCACTGACGTGTGCTGGTCCTGCCTTTTCCCCCTGTCGGTCGGCGGGCTCAAAATCTGGCCCGGCAATCGGCCCGACGCGTCGAACCCCTCCTCGCCGATCTGCGCCTGCTCCGATCCGATCCCCCGCGTGGGCATCTCAGTCGGCTTCTGGGAACCGGCACGGCTCGCCGATGTCACCATGAAGCCTTGGTGCTTTCCCAACCTCGGCGGTGTGCGCATCGCGCCGGGCTTCGATATCGGTCAGGGCTATATGGCTGGCCCCTCCATGGTCGGGGGACGATCGCAGAGCACCGCCAAATGGCACGTCCATTGGTATGTTTATCCGCTGCTCTATTGGATGGAGCTGCTGACCGATTTCGTCTGCTTCGAGCAGGCAAGCTTCGACATCGCCTATATGACCGAGGTCGATCCGCTCTGGCAGGATGACGCGCTCTCCGGCCTCATCAATCCCGAAGCCATCGTCTTTGCCAATCCAATAGCGCAGGCAGCCTGCGCGGCCGATTGTGTGACCGCAACCGCCGCCATGCCGATCGACACGCTGTTCTGGTGCGCGGGCTGCCAGGGAGCCATGTATCCCATGAACGGGAACATCCCGTCCTCGATCGGCCATGTCCAGTCCTCCCGCCTCGCCCTCTCGCGCTTTGCCTACAAGATGCATCGGCAGGCGCTCGCCTGGGGAACCATGGGCTCCAAGGGCCTGTGCAGCAAATATGTGATGCCGATCATGCGCAAGCAGCAATATCGCTTCCAGATGGTGAACCCGATCCCGACCGTGTCGGGCCGCTACGCCTGCTCCTCGATCGGCGCATCCACCATGCCGCCCGGCGCCGGGCGTGCCTACCCCGCCGGAGGCGAGGATATGGGCTATCTCGTCTGGAGAAAGAGAAATTGCTGTGTCTTCTGA
- a CDS encoding conjugal transfer protein TraF, whose amino-acid sequence MKTPATLSMLLLALSPIAAPVRAQAAGPHAGGQLEGDDFYCGERRLGQWFYCSKPKAPEKQSPAAPQASAADRMAAISRELDELKAKAILDPTEDNVIAYVRFQREQLDQASTFADTWQRALWQNPGLDYTLQRPVNTVGKRAWLDNRKADRDAVLTNLGQRYGLFYFYAQSCGACDIFAPILRSVADSHRMAVMAVSMDGGPSRDFPNYVVDTGQRSRMGVPGNETPALVLFDTATRRAIPVGFGILSGDEIMDRIFMLTNTKVGSDF is encoded by the coding sequence ATGAAGACCCCGGCAACGCTCTCGATGCTGCTGCTGGCACTCTCCCCCATCGCAGCGCCGGTGCGCGCACAGGCTGCGGGTCCTCATGCCGGCGGCCAGCTGGAAGGCGATGATTTCTACTGCGGTGAGCGCCGGCTCGGCCAGTGGTTCTACTGCAGCAAACCCAAGGCTCCGGAGAAGCAGTCTCCGGCAGCGCCGCAGGCAAGTGCGGCCGATCGCATGGCGGCGATCTCCCGAGAGCTGGATGAGCTTAAGGCCAAGGCCATTCTCGACCCGACCGAGGATAATGTGATCGCCTATGTCCGCTTCCAGCGTGAGCAGCTGGACCAAGCCTCCACTTTCGCTGACACCTGGCAGCGCGCGCTGTGGCAGAACCCGGGCCTCGACTATACCTTGCAACGCCCGGTCAACACGGTGGGCAAGCGGGCATGGCTCGACAATCGCAAGGCCGATCGCGATGCGGTGCTGACCAATCTTGGCCAACGCTACGGGCTATTCTACTTCTACGCCCAGAGCTGCGGCGCCTGCGACATATTCGCGCCCATCCTGCGTTCGGTCGCGGATAGCCACCGCATGGCGGTGATGGCTGTATCGATGGACGGCGGACCCAGCCGTGATTTCCCCAACTATGTCGTTGATACCGGGCAGCGGTCCCGCATGGGCGTGCCGGGCAATGAGACGCCGGCGCTTGTACTGTTCGACACCGCGACCAGGCGCGCCATCCCGGTTGGCTTTGGCATCCTCTCGGGCGACGAGATCATGGACCGCATCTTCATGCTGACCAACACCAAGGTGGGGAGCGACTTCTGA